In Gadus chalcogrammus isolate NIFS_2021 chromosome 1, NIFS_Gcha_1.0, whole genome shotgun sequence, the sequence tttctatttcttctgacaaatgtacccaTTTGAAAGTCggttagctcaggaggtagagcagttgtcttgtaaccgaaagttTGCTagtcgatccccagctcctcctagctgagtgttgatgtgtccctgagcaagacacttaaccttaactgctcctgacgagctggctgtcgccttgcatggttgactctgccgtcggtgtgtaaatgtgtgtattaaccgatgttagggctaaatgccctaattgtaattgtaagtCTGCTTGGATGGTAAAGCTTCTTCTAAATGCTCTATATGTAGACTAGACAACCGTGCCCTGACATCATCTGAGTATGTTTACTATGATCAAGTCTCATTATTGCTTTTTTATTCATTCCAATATCATCCGATCAATACCGGTGAACAATTTCCGGTCTTCAAGGTGAAACTAGCATCAGTGTGTCTACCGTTAACGCCACCGCCGACATCTTTTGTTCAACGTTCCCCCCAGCCCTGGAGCACTATTAAGACTGGAGCCTATTATTATGTCTGCCGTCAATAATGCTCTGACCTTGTCAACGCTGCGCTATGACTGCATCCATCACTGCTCATGGCTCAATTAAGCTGCCTTCGCAAACAATCATTGTTGTTCACCGGCTTAATGGCGCTTCACAACTGACATCAAATTAAGGCTCAGGTGAATCATAAAAATCTGGCAACCTAATCAAGCAAACCAGCCAGCAAAAGGTTATCGTATGGAAATATAAAAGATAAAAGGTTACCGATGACTGTTCCTTCTGTTCGTGCAGTCCTTTTTGTAGCTCATGGCTACGCTCATCAGCGTCACTGTGTTAACATGTCTGGTAAAGTCACCCTTGACAAATTTAGGGAGAGGAATGACCAAACGGAGAGAGGCTTATCTGTGCCTAATTCACAGCAAGTTGCTTCCAAAATCAGCCCAAGGCATGGTCTTATATCGTGCCAGCAAGGACAATTCAGATGACCCCCACGCAATAATGAGCTTGGTCATTTTCAGAATTGATTGTGTTGTGTCGTCCCAAAGACCGTCCAAGGGCATTCAAATCAATCGCTGTAAGCCTATCCGACGAACCAGCGCTAGCCTAGATCGCCCCCGGCAACACGATAGAGAGACCGCCGCGATGACAAACACCATCAAGGTTAATAAGGGCTCAAATCTAGTGGAAAAAAACGCTTGCCGTGAATACATCCATTACACACAGGCGTTTGTACTACAGGTGAGGATGTGCGATATGGTATTCAAGTCACACGGTATCCCAGGCTGAGATTATGTaggcatttccccccctcccatcaaCGCGATGCATAATGAAATTGCCCTTTGAGAATCATGATGACTTTTGAGTCTAGGAGAGATAATGCAGGATATGATGATCAGCTAAACCTGCCCTGACCTTGTCTCCCTCGGCCTTATCAATACTTGGATTGGATATGCATCTCTTAACATCAAAGATAAGTGCCGGTTGCTTTTTGACAGGCGAAGGCCCAGAGGGCGGAATGAGTTCAAACGTTTTCCCTGTGTCTGACCTACATTTTAAGAAATTATTTCTTTAGTCATAGCCTGGGTTACAAAAGTTTCTGAAGCAGGGGTTTGTTAAAAAGAAATGCTTGAACACCGATCAGGAGAATAATCCTCACCAGTCTTTGAATCTGCAACAGAGAATGATTGAATGGGGTTTTTTTTGGGTTGGATTTCTAACAGTTTTCATCGTCTTCTtcttccccgcccccccccccaaacagtcCGATGTCTGCTCTGAGGCCAGGTTCCTCCCCGGCGCACCACATCTGGATCCTGCTGGCCGTGGCGCACCTGGCCGTGGACCTCTCCGCCTGCAGccccctcagcccggccccGGGGCTCAAGCTCCAGCACAAAGCGGCGCCTCGCTCCCGGCCCCACTGGCAGCCCCTCTGGGACACCCCCAACATGCTCCACTGGAGGACTGTGAGCCCCCTGGCCCGGCGGCTGCTCAGCCCCGTCTCCCCGCCCCACGACGGCAGGGCCGGCCTGGGCTCCAAGGTCAGGGTTCAGAGGCATCGGAAACCGCTACGCCGTCTGGGCCCGGCGGAGTGTAAGGACTGCGATTGGATATACTCTCAGGCTGCCGATTCGCCGGTGCCGTTGGGCGGCGctgccgtcgccgccgccgccgccgcagttGCGTTGTCCCGCGGCGGCAAGCGGGACAACGTGAGGTTGTCTCCGCGGATGAGGAGACAGCTCATGTGGGAAAGTCCTGACAATGTGCCGGAGGGCTGGACCACCACCCAGGCAGGATTTATCGACTGGGGACCCACGGGGCCACCGGTCGATACCCCGGACGAGGAAGGCAAACCCGGGCCCAACTTGACCCTGTCCACCAAGGCCTTGAGCACCACCACGGtggccagcaccaccacctccagtaCCACCAAGGTTCCCATTTGGACTAGCCCCGTGGCGACCACGACGCAGAGCAAGAAGCAGAACACCACCAAGGCGGCGGTCAGCTTGGGCGATACCAAACCACCAAAGCCATACGGGGAAACACCAGGTAAGCGTGTGTAGATAATGTTTCAGCAGTTCACAAAAAGCGGGGTCCGAGTTAATACAAGAGTTTAAGGCGGATGGATTCAGTTGCAGTTATTGGGTAAGCATAATCAGTTAATGATTTGTGGCAGCCTTCCGCTATTTTCTGAGAAGTTGAGTTCACCGACCTTGGCTTCCCAGAGTCGTCTCGTTGCCCCTGCAGTTAGAACTCATCCCTAGGGGGACAAGGGTTTTTCCCCTATTCCCAAAGAGTCTCCCCCAAGGTTTGTCGGTTGAAACGCTTGTCAGTTGTTATTCTCTTTAGTCTGGGATTTATGCCACCTTTCCTGGTTTCCTGTTGTTCGCGGAACCCTTCACTTCTAATGCAAGGCATCATTACCTTATCACCTGCATGTCAGAAACCCTGAGCAGAAATACGTGTTCCATTATAACtaaaagacagaaaaaagaCAGATAGCTAACAGAGCATGGCATTTTCTTCCATTGGGCTTTGTGACCGAGGTAGGATTCAATATTTGCACAATATCAAATCACTGCTTTATTAACTTATGCTATAAGACCGTATCATTCTGGAATGAGGGTACCCAAGTTCATTACCCAGGGGCCATGATAGTTTGACAGGTAATTATAATTTTGCCAGTACCAATCAAAATacacaaaagaagaaaaacaaacccCTCCCGTCCAATCTCAGGCACGCTTCCAATGTACCAGGACTATTTTGAGTTCATTTTCCTAAAGTGGCATAAGGAGGCAAACCCATAATACAGTACATCCTTGGACACGTTTAGGCTTTCAACAGTGTGACACATGTGGTTGAAATACGCAGCACTAACTAGGATTTACAGTTTCATTAAGTCGATGGGAAGGGCGGCTTCCTAAACGACCCGTGCCGACATCCATAAAGGCCTCAGTCATGTTTAACGGTGTATGGGATTGCATCGTGCCCAGTGGCTCTTATCTCATAAATGTTATACAATTAGAGCATGAAGTGTGGAGGACAATTAGGGGTCTTCTGCGAGCCACAAGAAGAACCACTTAAACCAGTACCACGCAAAACATCTTCAGTTAGTGATTGCCCTACAAGGTACTGCAGAccactctccctcctcagtcTCAGTCCCCCGCCCAGCAGCTTGAGTGCATCTCCACTGCAAAGGGggaaagatagatagagatattgCGTTGATATTTCTGAACACGTATGTATGAGAAAGAAATCCACTACAGCCGATACTTTAACTATCTATGTTctctttcaaattaaaaaaatatggggAGATCTGTACCCAAACGCCCGCTGTTTGTCACTGCAccgtttaaaaaacaaacaaaaaacaaaaatgtacgAACTATCGTTGAAATCTGTGCTGCATGTCTTTAATAACCTGGGACAACACACAGCCTGCCAAGCAATACGTAGTTTGGTTGTTTAATCTTCATTATGGTTAATGCTCGTTTGGGCTCTTCATCTGGTCTACTCAACAGAACAAGTGCACTCACTCTCACAATCTGGCTGCTTTCATATCCAGAGTTGGCCGACTTCTCAGTGAGCTGATTGTTTTATCAATAAGTTGATTTTGAAAAGGGCCATGTCTTCACTGAGCAGCGTTTGCTAAATGAACTTAGCACAGCTAAATTAATTCACTTCAACTGTGCTCAGAGTAGGACTGAACGAAAGGTTAAGTAAGCATGCCAATTTTTCGACTGAGAAAGTTTTGACGCAAATCGTTTGTAGACATGAAGGCCAGACAAACATTTGACGAGATAGGATTAATGATGTTCTGTGAAGCGTGCTGATGATGTGATGGAGGCAGGCCCCTGAGGTTTGGGTTTTTAGCTTTTTTCGTTGTTGTGCTGTCAGGGTTGTCTGGTAGTTATTTGGTTTGTAATGATTTAAAACCTTCGTTTGGGTCAATATATCCGTCCTTTCAAGGGTTCAGAATATTGTTGAATCAAATGTTGAAATGTTCTGGCCGTTTGTGAAATATCACATCATTTGGTCAAAATGCAGCGAAGCATAGCTGCCATGAATGAAAGGCTGCATGTCTGTAGAGATAACAGCTGACCAACAGCTGAGCATTGATTGGCCGATATTACTTTTGGCCATGGTTCTCGATTTCAAATCCCAAACCGCAGAGTGCAACTGAACCAGTgtgtttcacaataaaagcacaGCTATGCCAAATGCAAATCACCACAGCTGAATGCTTTCAATTTCATGTCCAATAGGACATGTACAATTCACCAAAACAGAATGTTGTCCTTTTGTAAAGGTGTAATACAATAATGgtgtgcttgtgtatttgtttgtctgtgtgtgtgggtgtgttagagcatgcacaggtgtgtgtgagtgtgtgcgtgcatgcgtgtgtgtttgagcgtttgtgtgtgcgtgcgtgtgtgtgtgtgtgtgtgtgtgcacgtgtgttttcGTACTTTCTGACTCTTGACGGAGATGATTTAGGATGTATAATTTATCTTGGTCGAACAAGGCCCATCTAATCCTCCCTGGGCTCACCCTCACTTTGATTTCCAGCACGGATATCGAGGTTGGAAATTTCAAAGTCTGGTTGAGACGTATGGGTCTTCATAGATCACATGCAGTGTGCCGTCAAATTGCAGTAAACTGCAACACAGCATTCACGTTTTTTGTTAATTTACAGTTCAAAATGTGGTTTCATGTGACTGATTAGGCAAGGTTAGTTATCTGTGACTTATCGCTTGGAGAGGTTGATGTAAGGACAAACTGAACAACAAACATGATAGAATACACAGTAAGAAAAATACTAATGATAGCTACTGACAGCTGACTGAATCTCTCCAGTAGTTCCTAATGCAATGCATAAAAAGTCAAAGAGTCAAAACCAGAAGTCTAACTATATATTTCACTCATATTTGAAACGGTGATGCCATATTGTCATTAACCCCTGAAGAGGTTATTCTAgcatttatttgatttgacaGGGAGCTTGAGTGAGAGGCCACAAGATTTGTTTTGATTTCAAAGATTTCTTTCTCTTTAGAATATGGCTAAGCTAAATTAAGTTTAGGCCTATGCAATAGAAATACCCAAATGGGTTCACTCAAGTCCATGTGGTTGGTATTTCTggtaatattttaaatatatatacttccCCTACATGGATATTTACCCCTCCTTTATCTATGTCAATCTCCCCAACTGTCTGTCGATCCTAATGGAGGATTAACAACAATGTACTttgggatgtgtgtgcatgcatttgtgtgtgtgtgtgtgtgtgtgtgtgtgtgtgtgtgtgtgtgtgtgtgtgtgtgtgtgtgtgtgtgtgtgtgtgtgtgtgtgtgtgtgtgtgtgtgtgtgtgtgtgtgtgtctttgtgtgtgtgtgtgtgtgtgtctttgtgtgtgtgagagagagagtctatattTAAGTATAATTAAAAACACAACTGAGGACAGCAAGTTATTGCCCTCGCTACAGTCAAATACAACAATGATTAAACGTATTGAAAATATAAACTCAGTGGCCTTTTTATTGAGTAAAACTTTCCAAGACGTTCCACCCATAACAGCCTGTAGTCTTCACGGTATGGATTCAGCGAGAGGCTGGCGTCCTTCTGTTGAAAACGATTTTCTTCTAAAGCCCAGAGCACACGGCTCATAGATTTCTGTTGATATTTGTAGCCCGACCAATAAAACTAACTGAATCATATTGCTTGAACGGACCAAAAGCACGCAGAGCGTGAACGTAGCTTggctgttattgttattattaaaagTTATTTAGGACTCCAGTCTATCTCGGACGCCGTTTTAAAATTCTGAAACATCTTTCCAGCTACACGGACGTGTGATTCGGCTGCAGTCGTTCGTATCCGATTCAAGGCTTTTGATGTGCTTGTTTTCTTCACCGCAGTCCTCCAGGGGGGATAAAAAAAATGAGTGGATTAATCACCAGTGATAAATCCTGGCTATTCAGGTGATGGCTAATTCAGGGTCTGACAAGGGTGGTCCGATGACGGGGGTCTTTACGACCGTGAGGTGGGCATAAGTTAATCAGTGGAGCCAGGCCCTCCACAtcagaatgggggggggggggggggggggggggagcagggccCTTCTGGTTAGCTTTTGTAGAAAAGTTCCCCTCTGCCTTCACAACACATTaacctgtgtctctctcccaccctgacTCCCACAAAGGGCCCCTAGCCAGGATATAATTACTACGCAGTCAGCAGTGCGCTTTATTGTTAGGGAAATAAAAACCTGGTGCTCAAGGGGaggtctgcctctctctctgtctctctctttctctctctctctctctctccctttacctCACTTTgactttccctgtctctctctatcatatCTCTCTGACTATCTCACATCCtttcatttcctctctctccattcactttgaccttctctctctctcctcttgctctctctgcctATCTCTCTTCCTTGAATTTTTTCTCTCTATTTTACtttcactttctccctctcactctctctccaattCCTCcgcctttctctctcattctttgactttatctctctctctctctcctatctctcttgctatctctctcatCCTTTACGTTTCTCTCTCttatctttctgtctatctctctcgtcCTTtgactctatctctctctcctatctctctgctgatgtctctcgtcctctctcgctctctgcttGGTGCTCTGCCTCCCAGTACCGTGGAGGTAGATGGCTGTGCTCTCCGCTGGGACTGCATGAAACCAGCCGTCCCTGACGAGCCCAGATGCGggcatcagccaatcagcatttaAAGACTTCAAACGGAAGAGGGGTGGATGTCAGAGTAAATAATGTTGGTGCTAAAAAAAATTCACCAATCTATGCTGTTGTCACTGACTAGATTGctcatatttaattttttcattGTTAAGTTGATTGGATGTTTTGATATTGACATTCTTATCAAAATGTGTTCAAACATGTAATTCTAAAGCACAACCTGTAGCTTCACGTTTCATGCGCTCTGATTGATGTGCTCAGAAGTGGTTTCCATATTGCTTCCGTGTTCTCGTACGCCTTCATATTTTTAACCTAATACAGAAATACACCGAGCCTGAAATGCTGATGTGAGATTTATCTATATTCGATAATAGCATCTGAACTATGAGTGATGAACAATTAATGGAGCGAAGAAAAACGCCATAATGACTCTTCTACTGGCCCTCTGTAATTGGTCTTATGGTGTAATTCACCATGGCTATGACCGCGGCCCTGGCGTAAACACGAAACAGAGTGCATTCACCCCTACAAACAGGGCTTAATGGCCGTGAATTACTGACTCACAAATACACTGAGATGCTTGAGCAACTGGCAGCTATTAAAGCATACATCATGATTATcatcaaagtgtgtgtgcatttgtgtgtgtttctgtgtgtgtgtgtgtgtgtgtgtgtgtttgccggcGTACATCTCTGTGTGCATgattgtctgtgtttatgtgcactggtgtgtatgtgtgtgtttgcttgtgtttggtgtgtgcagcgggatgcatacatgcatgcggTGGTGGTAATACTGCGCTCATGTGTGTAATACATGGATGTACATTGTTGTTCAGCCTTCAGGAGCACAGCACATCAAAGTGCCGAAaaccaatgtttgtgtgtgtttgtgtgtgtgtatatgtgggaATGTTTGTGGGGATGTGGGTCTGGGAGTTGATGTTGCagtcgcgctctctctctctccctctctccccctcccccccccccattcttcTTCCAGAGCGCGTTCGTTTAAAAGACGCAGATTGTTCCTAGTGAttataccccccctccccccttgcctccccccccctccccctacacaCTGCAGATGGAGTCGTCAGATCCATTATGGATACACAGTGATTAACCACCAGCGTTTAATTCTCCTTAAAGACACACAACCTGCCTGCCGGCGGCCATATTGTTAAGCGGCGGAGACGAGGGGGGTCCCGAGGTTAAACCCCCTCCCCCGACATAAACAGCAGGGGGACCCCTGCTGTTTATGTTTATGCCCCACCCTCTTaactcccctgccccccccatcTCTAATTTAACTGAAGGGCTGTTTGAGAGGACTGAGGAAAACACACAGGGGTTAAACGGTTGTTTAGCGGCGATAAGATTTAGAtttgaaatgtaaataaatCCAGTCAGACTTAATTGGTGGTTACCCCTTCACTCCCAGGTCACCCAGGAGGGCTGAGGGGTCACAGGCAGGTGGCTGTTAAACGGACGTAAGTAGAATAATgatgaagcagagagagagagagagacagagacagagacagagacagagacagagacagagacagagacagagacagagagagacagagacagagacagagagagacagagagagacagagacagagacagagacagagacagagacagagagagagagagacagagagagacagagagagagacagagacagagacagagagagagagagagagagagagagagagagagagagagagagactgaccaccccccatcaccccccgaCAGTTACCATGACAATCGTATTAGCTCTCGGCTCTTCTCTCTCATATCCTTCCTTATATGGACTCTCAATAAGTCATGGGGGGGCTGAATACAAAAATGAGTTTGGCGCTTCCATGCTGATGGCTGAGGCCAAGCAGcatgacccctcccccccccccaatacatAAGCAGCTGGCAGCTATTAAACCTTACATCATGATTATCATcaaggtgtgttttgtgtgtgtatgcctgtatgcatgcgtgtgtggaagcgacacacgcatgcacgtggAGATGtgctgaccacacacacacacacaaacacacacacacacacacacacacacacacacacacaaacacacacacacacacacacacacacacacacacacacacacacacactttgtaatAGCTGCCAAACATTAGTTGTAACTAGTACAAATCGTTGAGGTCTAACTACGCACCTTCTTCTAGAAGACAATCTCCAATTTATTTTTACGGTTAACATTGCGTTCTTCAAAACCCTTTGTCACGTCTCAACGGCTAAAAAACACAAACGTCAATTTGGACAGCCTTGAATCTTTTCAGAGCTTTATGTGTCCAAACATGGCTTCCACATTCTTCTTTCACATTCAGTGGAGCAGTCAATGCTGGAGCAGCAGTTTccttccatcccccccccccctctcttcctctcgtaCATCTCATTATAAGTGAGCTCTCCTTATTAGCTCTGTCATATTATTTTCGATGagacagcaacaacaaaaacaatgagTTCTTTGTTGTTGGTGGTTTTTTTTGGCACCAAATTGGGAGAACATTATCATTGTTCATACCACTGGTGCTATTTGTAAATACGCTGCTATGACTAAACACAATTTACCAGGTTTTCACACTCCTACTCCAACACACATCGAGATGGATCTGGCTGCTGAGTGATTTGTCACCACCAGAACCAGCATGCCTTACAATGCCTATCAAAGGCGACAAAGTGATGGTAGCATTAGCCCGATAACCATATCGTTCAGCAACTTCACCAACAATGCTAATGCCAATCTTTGGCTTTGTCCGTGGCTAACAAGATGAGCCATCAATCACGGAAATGACACACTTTTTTACtgagacagacacgcacacacaggtgatGGTATCATGGAGGTGAGGCGGTCAAACCTCCAACGTTGGAGACTGCCTTTTGATTGGTTGAATTATGCAGCAGCGCCTTTGACATTGGGAAAAAAAACTAATATATCAACTGGGGAAAAAGAGGCAATGTACGAATAATTGGttgtgatctctctctctccctcaacttCCCTAccttccacctctctctctctctctccctctctccccctctccccctctccctccctccctccccagtaaGTGTTTTAGCTTGCTGAGTGACTCAGTGGAAATCAGGCCAGGATTGACACTTTGACACCGCCCCTTAATTGCCAATTGCTCCGCCATCAGCGGGCTGCCTTCTACAGAATCCCCGctacccttcacacacacacaaacacacctcaacACTGCTCCACAGAcctccacacacctccacaccttaacacacctccacacacacacaggcacacctcAACACGcctccagaaacacacacacacacgcacacgcctccATACACatacatcaccacacacacacacacacacacacacacacacacacacacacacacacacacacacacacacacacacacacacacacacacacacacacacacacacacacacacacacacctcaatacacacacatctccacacacacacagccatacac encodes:
- the ajap1 gene encoding adherens junction-associated protein 1, with product MWIKRCITRSPMSALRPGSSPAHHIWILLAVAHLAVDLSACSPLSPAPGLKLQHKAAPRSRPHWQPLWDTPNMLHWRTVSPLARRLLSPVSPPHDGRAGLGSKVRVQRHRKPLRRLGPAECKDCDWIYSQAADSPVPLGGAAVAAAAAAVALSRGGKRDNVRLSPRMRRQLMWESPDNVPEGWTTTQAGFIDWGPTGPPVDTPDEEGKPGPNLTLSTKALSTTTVASTTTSSTTKVPIWTSPVATTTQSKKQNTTKAAVSLGDTKPPKPYGETPGLAVHQIITITVSLIMVIAALITTLVLKNCCAQSGTGRHNSHQRKIHQQEESCQNLTDFTPARVPSKVDIFTAYNESMQCSHECMRTAVPIYTDEMIQQTPVYKSSYNGNRPSPSERQLIPVAFVSEKWFEISC